One Mycobacterium sp. SMC-4 DNA window includes the following coding sequences:
- a CDS encoding APC family permease yields the protein MIGAGIFAALGPAAAAAGSGLLIGLAIAAVVAYCNATSSARLAARYPQSGGTYVYGRERLSEFWGYLAGWSFVVGKTASCAAMALTVGAYVWPAHASAVAVAAVVALTAVNYRGVQKSALLTRVIVAVVLAVLAAVVVTCLSSGRADVTRLAIDADITVGGVLQAGGLLFFAFAGYARIATLGEEVRDPARTLPRAIPLALGITLIVYAVVAVAVLMVLGVADLAASVAPLAEAVRAAGTPALVPVVQIGAAIAALGALLALVLGVSRTTLAMARDHHLPHALAAVHPRFTVPHRAELTVAAVVVVMAATVDVRGAIGFSSFGVLLYYAVANAAAWTLTPAEGRPPRIVPLVGVAGCVVLAFALPLTSVISGAAVIAGGALLYGVRRTLAQRTARD from the coding sequence ATGATCGGCGCCGGCATCTTCGCCGCGCTGGGACCCGCGGCCGCGGCCGCCGGGTCGGGCCTGCTGATCGGGCTGGCGATCGCCGCGGTGGTCGCGTACTGCAATGCGACATCGTCGGCGCGACTGGCGGCACGCTACCCCCAGTCCGGCGGCACCTATGTGTACGGGCGGGAACGCCTGAGCGAGTTCTGGGGCTATCTGGCCGGTTGGTCGTTCGTGGTCGGCAAGACGGCCTCCTGTGCGGCGATGGCCCTGACCGTCGGGGCCTATGTCTGGCCCGCGCATGCCAGCGCGGTTGCGGTGGCCGCGGTGGTGGCGCTGACCGCGGTGAACTATCGGGGCGTTCAGAAATCTGCTCTCCTGACCCGGGTGATCGTGGCCGTCGTGCTGGCGGTCCTGGCCGCGGTGGTGGTGACCTGCCTGTCCTCGGGGCGCGCCGACGTCACCCGACTGGCCATCGACGCCGACATCACCGTCGGCGGAGTCCTGCAGGCCGGCGGGCTACTGTTCTTCGCGTTCGCCGGATACGCCCGCATCGCCACGCTGGGCGAGGAGGTGCGCGACCCCGCCCGCACGCTGCCCCGCGCGATTCCCCTGGCTCTGGGAATCACGTTGATCGTCTACGCGGTGGTGGCGGTGGCGGTGCTGATGGTCCTGGGAGTGGCCGACCTGGCGGCATCGGTCGCCCCGCTGGCCGAGGCGGTCCGCGCGGCCGGCACGCCGGCACTGGTTCCGGTCGTGCAGATCGGGGCGGCGATCGCCGCGCTGGGCGCGCTGCTGGCCTTGGTGCTCGGGGTATCGCGGACCACCCTGGCGATGGCCCGCGATCACCACCTGCCGCACGCACTGGCCGCGGTTCACCCACGTTTCACCGTCCCTCACCGCGCCGAACTCACCGTCGCGGCCGTGGTCGTCGTGATGGCCGCCACCGTCGATGTCCGCGGCGCGATCGGTTTCTCGTCGTTCGGAGTGCTGCTCTACTACGCGGTCGCCAATGCCGCAGCATGGACCCTGACCCCGGCAGAGGGCCGGCCACCGCGGATCGTGCCGTTGGTCGGGGTGGCCGGGTGCGTGGTTCTGGCGTTCGCACTGCCACTGACGTCGGTGATCAGCGGCGCCGCGGTCATCGCCGGGGGCGCATTGCTCTACGGAGTGCGCCGGACGCTGGCCCAGCGCACAGCGCGCGACTGA